In Nocardia asteroides, the following proteins share a genomic window:
- a CDS encoding cold-shock protein, with amino-acid sequence MAGGVVSWFDSGKGFGFITPDAGGAEVFVEYTELVGEGFRTLRSGQRVEFAVRETRRGPEAQQVRVV; translated from the coding sequence ATGGCGGGCGGCGTGGTGAGCTGGTTCGACAGCGGCAAGGGATTCGGGTTCATCACCCCCGACGCGGGAGGCGCCGAGGTGTTCGTGGAGTACACCGAACTCGTCGGCGAGGGATTCCGCACGCTGCGGTCCGGTCAGCGGGTGGAATTCGCGGTCAGGGAGACCCGCCGCGGGCCCGAAGCGCAGCAGGTGCGGGTGGTCTAG
- the gltX gene encoding glutamate--tRNA ligase, which translates to MTEVRVRFCPSPTGTPHVGLIRTALFNWAYARHHGGTFVFRIEDTDAARDSEDSYRAILDALRWLGLTWDEGPEVGGPYEPYRQSQRRGQHLEVVRKLVEAGEAYESFSTPEEVEARHRAAGRDPKLGYDNFDRDLSADQIAAYKAEGRAPVIRLRMPDEDLGWNDLVRGETTFKAGTVPDFALTRGNGDPLYTLVNPVDDALMRITHVLRGEDLLSSTPRQLALYAALRRIGVAEFTPQFGHLPFVMGQGNKKLSKRDPESNLFVHRDRGFIPEGLLNYLALLGWGIAEDRDVFSMAEMVAAFDISTVNSNPARFDQKKADAINAEQIRLLEPGDFGHRLREFLTAQGHIGADVDEKAFLAAAELVQTRIVVLGDAWDLLKFLFVAPADFAIDPAAGGKNLGAEADPVLDAAIAAVEPLTEWTTPALEEALKKALIDDLGLKPRKAFAPVRVAVTGSHISPPLYESMELLGREVSLDRLRAARGWAPAAQ; encoded by the coding sequence ATGACTGAAGTACGGGTCCGTTTCTGCCCGTCGCCGACCGGCACGCCGCACGTCGGCCTGATCCGCACGGCCCTGTTCAACTGGGCCTACGCCCGCCACCACGGCGGAACCTTCGTCTTCCGGATCGAAGACACCGACGCCGCACGCGATTCCGAGGATTCCTACCGGGCGATCCTCGACGCGCTGCGCTGGCTGGGCCTGACCTGGGACGAGGGGCCCGAGGTCGGCGGTCCCTACGAGCCCTACCGGCAGTCGCAGCGGCGCGGTCAGCACCTCGAGGTGGTGCGCAAGCTGGTCGAGGCCGGCGAGGCCTACGAGTCGTTCTCCACCCCGGAGGAAGTCGAGGCGCGCCACCGCGCGGCCGGTCGCGACCCGAAACTGGGCTACGACAACTTCGACCGCGACCTGAGCGCCGACCAGATCGCCGCCTACAAGGCCGAGGGCAGGGCTCCGGTGATCCGGTTGCGGATGCCCGACGAAGATCTCGGCTGGAACGATCTGGTGCGCGGCGAAACCACCTTCAAAGCCGGCACCGTGCCCGACTTCGCGCTCACCCGCGGTAATGGCGATCCGCTCTATACCCTGGTCAATCCGGTCGACGACGCATTGATGCGCATTACGCATGTATTGCGCGGCGAGGATCTGCTGTCTTCCACTCCGCGTCAGCTCGCGTTGTATGCGGCGCTGCGGCGGATCGGGGTTGCCGAGTTCACTCCGCAGTTCGGGCACCTGCCTTTCGTGATGGGGCAGGGCAACAAGAAGCTGTCCAAGCGCGACCCCGAATCGAATCTGTTCGTCCATCGCGACCGCGGATTCATCCCCGAGGGTTTGCTGAATTACCTGGCCCTGCTCGGCTGGGGTATCGCCGAGGACCGCGACGTGTTCTCGATGGCCGAGATGGTGGCCGCGTTCGACATTTCGACGGTGAATTCGAATCCGGCCCGATTCGACCAGAAGAAAGCCGACGCCATCAATGCCGAGCAGATTCGTCTGCTCGAGCCGGGTGATTTCGGCCACCGTTTGCGGGAGTTCCTGACCGCGCAGGGCCATATCGGGGCCGATGTCGACGAGAAGGCCTTCCTGGCCGCCGCCGAGCTGGTGCAGACCCGGATCGTGGTGCTCGGCGACGCCTGGGACCTGCTGAAATTCCTGTTCGTGGCGCCCGCCGACTTCGCGATCGACCCGGCCGCGGGCGGCAAGAACCTGGGCGCCGAGGCCGATCCGGTGCTCGACGCGGCGATCGCCGCGGTGGAGCCGCTGACCGAGTGGACCACCCCGGCCCTGGAAGAGGCGCTGAAGAAGGCCCTGATCGACGATCTGGGGCTCAAGCCGCGCAAGGCCTTCGCGCCCGTGCGGGTGGCGGTGACGGGCTCGCACATCAGCCCGCCGCTGTACGAGTCGATGGAATTGCTGGGCCGCGAGGTCTCGCTCGACCGGCTCCGTGCCGCCCGTGGCTGGGCGCCCGCCGCGCAGTAG
- a CDS encoding fumarylacetoacetate hydrolase family protein, translating into MRLGRVASPDGVAFVSIEGDGSDAIAKEIAEHPFGSPTFTGRSWPLADIRLLAPILASKVVCVGKNYAAHAAEMGGEAPADPVIFLKPNTAITGPNAPIILPPSSSQVDYEGELAIVIGRPCKDVPAAKAAEVILGYTVANDVTARDQQRHDGQWTRGKGYDTFCPLGPWIETALDPSDLEIVTEVDGEVRQRSRTSLFLHDIPKIVEWVTTVMTLLPGDVILTGTPEGVGPLQAGQNVSVTVEGIGTLTNPVATKR; encoded by the coding sequence ATGCGCTTAGGTCGAGTTGCCAGTCCCGACGGAGTCGCGTTCGTCAGCATCGAGGGTGACGGAAGCGATGCCATCGCCAAGGAGATCGCCGAACATCCGTTCGGCTCCCCGACGTTCACCGGGCGGAGCTGGCCGCTGGCCGACATCCGCCTGCTGGCGCCGATCCTGGCGAGCAAGGTGGTCTGCGTCGGCAAGAACTACGCCGCGCACGCCGCCGAGATGGGCGGCGAGGCCCCGGCCGACCCGGTCATCTTCCTCAAGCCGAACACCGCCATCACCGGCCCGAACGCGCCGATCATCCTGCCGCCCAGCTCTTCCCAGGTCGACTACGAGGGCGAGCTGGCCATCGTGATCGGCCGTCCGTGCAAGGACGTGCCCGCGGCCAAGGCCGCCGAGGTGATCCTGGGCTACACCGTCGCCAACGACGTCACCGCCCGTGACCAGCAGCGGCACGACGGGCAGTGGACCAGGGGCAAGGGCTACGACACGTTCTGCCCGCTCGGCCCGTGGATCGAAACCGCGCTGGATCCAAGCGATCTGGAGATCGTCACCGAGGTCGACGGCGAGGTCCGGCAGCGCAGCCGCACGTCGCTGTTCCTGCACGACATCCCGAAGATCGTCGAATGGGTGACGACCGTGATGACGTTGCTGCCCGGCGATGTGATCCTCACCGGCACACCGGAAGGCGTCGGGCCGCTGCAGGCCGGTCAGAACGTGTCGGTCACCGTCGAGGGCATCGGCACCCTCACCAATCCCGTCGCCACCAAGCGCTGA
- a CDS encoding GumC domain-containing protein, with amino-acid sequence MSRSPSAATVRAAAEAVTVFVATSVAVLVIMLPISFAALAEARHVDLLVFNIPRAMTGAAFIAVITAAITVAVGSRRTARWTALLALAGILLSHLLLVPHSDNADFDGLSLPTLNFVDALLAGMALGALAVAVWQDRLQRTVYVFAVPGAAVLGDLTESPTDESSSGLDGVLAGSLPLWFIAATVLALVYFAITTPTTPRSTLDTAIPLAPVFAGVVAFSAILATSLAVASRESSLLALVVGSVVVVAAASLAALILPDRDGILVLLMTSFAVAGSLVITLPRPALVDVATLATLAAGVVLGLRRPRPLTAAISVVALALFVLLTDLLDPPATLNATIGCLALGVVGGYCVGSAVPLSPTSGTVGLSVLFVPSMGVALSNSDFGTLAYSSSWYRTADLNRGPAPATVSIAIALGCLFAIAVVLRRRPA; translated from the coding sequence ATGAGCCGGTCGCCGAGCGCCGCCACCGTCCGTGCCGCCGCCGAGGCGGTGACCGTCTTCGTGGCCACCTCGGTCGCCGTACTGGTCATCATGTTGCCGATCAGCTTCGCCGCCCTGGCCGAGGCCAGGCATGTGGACCTGCTCGTGTTCAACATTCCGCGCGCGATGACCGGCGCCGCGTTCATCGCCGTGATCACCGCGGCGATCACCGTCGCCGTCGGCAGCAGGCGCACCGCCCGCTGGACCGCGCTGCTCGCCTTGGCCGGCATCCTGCTCAGTCACCTGCTGCTGGTCCCGCACAGCGACAACGCCGATTTCGACGGCCTGTCCCTGCCGACCCTCAATTTCGTCGACGCCCTGCTGGCGGGCATGGCCCTGGGTGCCCTGGCCGTCGCGGTCTGGCAGGACCGGCTCCAGCGCACGGTCTATGTCTTCGCGGTCCCCGGCGCCGCGGTCCTCGGCGACCTCACCGAGTCCCCCACCGACGAGAGCTCCTCCGGCCTCGACGGCGTCCTGGCCGGCTCGCTGCCACTGTGGTTCATCGCCGCCACCGTGCTGGCCCTGGTCTACTTCGCGATCACCACGCCCACCACCCCGCGCTCGACGCTGGACACCGCGATCCCCTTGGCCCCCGTCTTCGCCGGCGTGGTCGCGTTCTCGGCCATCCTGGCCACCTCACTGGCGGTGGCCTCCCGCGAATCCAGCCTGCTCGCGCTGGTCGTCGGCTCGGTCGTCGTGGTGGCCGCGGCGAGCCTGGCCGCGCTGATCCTGCCCGACCGCGACGGCATCCTGGTCCTGCTGATGACCTCGTTCGCCGTCGCGGGCAGTCTCGTCATCACCCTGCCCCGCCCCGCCCTGGTCGACGTCGCCACCCTGGCGACGCTCGCCGCGGGCGTCGTGCTCGGCCTGCGCCGCCCACGCCCGCTCACCGCCGCGATCAGCGTCGTCGCCCTGGCCCTGTTCGTCCTGCTCACCGATCTGCTCGACCCGCCCGCGACGCTGAACGCCACCATCGGCTGCCTCGCGCTGGGCGTGGTCGGCGGCTACTGCGTCGGCTCCGCCGTCCCGCTCAGCCCCACCTCCGGCACCGTCGGCCTGTCGGTGCTGTTCGTGCCGTCGATGGGAGTCGCGTTGAGCAACAGCGATTTCGGCACCCTCGCCTACTCCTCGTCCTGGTACCGCACCGCCGACCTGAACCGCGGCCCAGCCCCCGCCACGGTCTCGATCGCCATCGCCCTCGGCTGCCTGTTCGCGATCGCGGTGGTCCTGCGCCGCCGCCCCGCCTAA
- a CDS encoding MHYT domain-containing protein, whose translation MLNINHFTYGWVTPLLAYLMSVLGSMLALRCMVRSRASGSHGGWLTAAAIALGGTGIWVMHFIAMLGFSVHGATIRYNVPITLFSAAVAMAVVWLGLSIVVRRSWDSAALPVGGTITGLGVGAMHYAGMYAMKTDIEIVYDPVVVALSMVIAVVAATAALWFALHVHGLLATIGAALLMGVAVTGMHYTGMFSMSAHTSAHVAHATGATATQLLTPLIIGVSMVTMVLLMQVGITEAEDPNLARPIHGQRASRFWPSGQN comes from the coding sequence GTGCTGAACATCAACCATTTCACCTACGGCTGGGTAACCCCGTTGCTCGCCTATCTCATGTCGGTTCTCGGGTCGATGCTGGCGCTGCGTTGCATGGTTCGCTCGCGCGCCTCCGGCAGCCATGGCGGCTGGCTCACCGCGGCCGCCATCGCACTCGGCGGCACCGGAATCTGGGTCATGCATTTCATCGCGATGCTCGGTTTCTCCGTGCACGGCGCGACCATCCGCTACAACGTCCCGATCACCTTGTTCAGCGCGGCCGTCGCCATGGCGGTGGTGTGGCTGGGATTGTCGATCGTGGTGCGGCGCAGCTGGGACAGTGCGGCCCTGCCGGTGGGCGGCACGATCACCGGATTGGGCGTGGGCGCCATGCACTACGCGGGCATGTACGCGATGAAGACCGACATCGAGATCGTCTACGACCCGGTCGTGGTCGCGCTGTCGATGGTCATCGCCGTCGTCGCCGCCACCGCGGCCCTGTGGTTCGCCCTGCACGTCCACGGCCTGCTCGCCACCATCGGCGCCGCGCTGCTGATGGGTGTGGCCGTCACCGGCATGCACTACACCGGCATGTTCTCGATGAGCGCCCACACCAGCGCCCATGTCGCCCACGCCACCGGCGCCACCGCCACCCAGCTGCTCACCCCGCTGATCATCGGCGTCAGCATGGTGACCATGGTGCTGCTGATGCAGGTCGGCATCACCGAGGCCGAAGACCCCAACCTCGCCCGCCCCATCCACGGCCAGCGTGCCAGCCGCTTCTGGCCCAGCGGCCAGAACTGA
- a CDS encoding IclR family transcriptional regulator, producing the protein MRQHSGIGVLDKAVAVLYAVADEPCGLNDLCTRTGLPRATAHRLAVGLETHRLLARDGNGLWRPGPALTELSAGAADPLVEAAGAILPRLREITGESVQLYCRDGNARVCVAALEPPVGLRDTVPVGSRLPLTAGSAAKVLMAWADPELQRTVLADAVFGDRALAEVRKRGWAQSAAERAQGVASVSAPVRDAAGAVVAAVSVSGPIDRMGRRPGARWAADLVAAAEALHKRL; encoded by the coding sequence ATGAGACAGCATAGCGGTATCGGTGTCCTCGACAAAGCCGTGGCGGTGCTCTACGCCGTCGCGGACGAGCCTTGCGGTCTCAACGACCTGTGCACCCGCACCGGCCTGCCGCGCGCCACCGCGCACCGGCTGGCGGTCGGGCTGGAGACGCACCGGCTGCTGGCGCGCGACGGCAACGGGCTGTGGCGTCCCGGCCCCGCGCTCACCGAACTGTCGGCGGGGGCCGCCGATCCACTGGTGGAGGCCGCAGGGGCCATTCTGCCCCGCCTGCGGGAGATCACCGGCGAGAGTGTCCAGTTGTACTGCCGGGACGGCAATGCGCGCGTCTGCGTGGCCGCCCTGGAGCCGCCCGTGGGCCTACGGGACACCGTGCCGGTCGGCTCGCGGCTGCCGCTCACCGCGGGCTCGGCGGCCAAGGTGCTGATGGCGTGGGCGGACCCGGAGTTGCAGCGCACCGTCCTGGCCGACGCCGTGTTCGGCGATCGCGCGCTGGCCGAGGTCCGCAAGCGCGGCTGGGCGCAGAGCGCCGCCGAACGCGCGCAGGGTGTGGCGAGCGTCTCGGCACCCGTGCGGGACGCGGCGGGCGCCGTGGTGGCCGCGGTGTCGGTGTCGGGCCCGATCGACCGGATGGGCAGGCGGCCGGGCGCGCGCTGGGCCGCCGATCTGGTCGCCGCCGCCGAAGCGCTGCACAAGCGGCTGTAA
- a CDS encoding cold-shock protein, translating to MAQGIVKWFNSEKGFGFIAQDGGGPDVFVHYSAVSGSGFRSLDEGQRVEFEIGQGQKGPQAQDVRVI from the coding sequence ATGGCTCAGGGCATTGTGAAGTGGTTCAACAGCGAGAAGGGCTTCGGCTTCATCGCGCAGGACGGCGGCGGACCCGACGTCTTCGTGCACTACTCGGCTGTTAGCGGCTCGGGCTTCCGCTCCCTCGACGAGGGCCAGCGTGTGGAGTTCGAGATCGGTCAGGGCCAGAAGGGCCCGCAGGCACAGGACGTTCGCGTCATCTAG
- a CDS encoding 3-isopropylmalate dehydrogenase, translating into MKLAVIAGDGIGPEVIAEALKVLDVVSPGVEKTEYDLGAARYHRTGEILPESVLPELKQHDAILLGAIGDPSVPSGVLERGLLLKTRFALDHHVNLRPSKLHAGVTSPLSGNPDIDFVVVREGTEGPYTGTGGAIRVGTPHEVATEVSNNTRFGIERVVRYAFATAQARRKHLTLVHKNNVLAFAGSLWQRTVDEVAAEFPDVQTAYQHIDAATIHMVTDPGRFDVIVTDNLFGDIITDLAAAVSGGIGLAASGNIDASGTNPSMFEPVHGSAPDIAGQSKADPTAAILSVSLLLNHLGNTEGAARIESAVAKDLASRTGTASTVEVGDRIAAIV; encoded by the coding sequence ATGAAACTCGCAGTCATCGCCGGTGACGGCATCGGTCCCGAGGTCATCGCCGAGGCGCTCAAGGTGCTCGACGTGGTCTCGCCCGGTGTCGAGAAGACCGAGTACGACCTGGGCGCGGCCCGCTACCACCGCACCGGCGAGATCCTGCCGGAGTCGGTGCTGCCCGAGCTCAAGCAGCACGACGCGATCCTGCTCGGCGCGATCGGCGACCCGTCGGTGCCCAGCGGCGTGCTCGAGCGCGGGCTGCTGCTCAAGACCCGCTTCGCGCTGGATCACCACGTGAACCTGCGTCCGTCGAAGCTGCACGCCGGCGTCACCAGCCCGCTCTCGGGCAACCCGGACATCGACTTCGTCGTCGTGCGCGAGGGCACCGAGGGCCCCTACACCGGCACCGGTGGCGCGATCCGCGTCGGCACGCCGCACGAGGTGGCCACCGAGGTCTCCAACAACACCCGCTTCGGCATCGAGCGCGTGGTCCGCTACGCCTTCGCCACCGCGCAGGCGCGCCGCAAGCACCTGACCCTGGTGCACAAGAACAACGTGCTCGCCTTCGCCGGTTCGCTGTGGCAGCGCACCGTCGACGAGGTCGCCGCCGAGTTCCCCGACGTGCAGACCGCCTACCAGCACATCGACGCCGCCACCATCCACATGGTGACCGACCCGGGCCGCTTCGACGTGATCGTCACCGACAACCTGTTCGGCGACATCATCACCGACCTGGCCGCCGCCGTCAGCGGTGGCATCGGCCTGGCCGCCTCGGGCAACATCGACGCCTCGGGCACCAACCCGTCGATGTTCGAGCCGGTCCACGGCAGCGCCCCCGACATCGCGGGCCAGTCCAAGGCCGACCCGACCGCCGCGATCCTGTCGGTCTCGCTGCTGCTCAACCACCTCGGCAACACCGAGGGCGCCGCGCGCATCGAGTCCGCCGTCGCCAAGGACCTGGCTTCGCGCACCGGCACCGCCTCCACCGTCGAGGTCGGCGACCGTATCGCCGCCATCGTCTGA
- the serA gene encoding phosphoglycerate dehydrogenase — MSQAGRPVVLIADKLAQSTVDALGDGVEVRWVDGPDRPALLAAVPEADALLVRSATTVDAEVLEAGKKLQIVARAGVGLDNVDVPAATERGVMVVNAPTSNIHTAAEHAVTLLLAAARQIPAADATLREKTWKRSKFNGVEILGKTVGVIGLGRIGQLFAQRLAAFETKIVAYDPYTSPARAAQLGIELLSLEEVLERADFISIHLPKTPETKGMLNAETLAKTKPGVIIVNAARGGLIDEQALADAIKSGHVRAAGLDVFETEPCTDSPLFELPEVVVTPHLGASTAEAQDRAGTDVAKSVLLALAGEFVPGAVNVTGGAVNDVVAPWLDVVRKQGALLGAIANELPVSVEVQVRGELASQDVAVLELSALRGVFSALVEDQVTFVNAPALAKERGITAEVTTATESPNHRSVVDLRAVFGDGSTLNVAGTLTEPNLVEKIVNINGRNYDMRAEGLNLAVLNYGDKPGALGKIGTKLGEAEIDILAAQLSQDVDAEGATVVLRVNREVPAEVQTAIAEAVGASKVVLVDLA; from the coding sequence GTGAGCCAAGCAGGCCGTCCTGTAGTTCTGATCGCCGACAAGCTCGCCCAGTCGACCGTCGACGCGCTCGGTGACGGTGTCGAGGTTCGCTGGGTCGACGGCCCCGACCGCCCGGCGCTGCTCGCCGCGGTTCCCGAGGCCGACGCGCTGCTCGTGCGTTCCGCCACCACCGTCGACGCCGAGGTCCTCGAGGCGGGCAAGAAGCTCCAGATCGTCGCCCGTGCCGGCGTCGGCCTCGACAATGTCGACGTGCCCGCCGCCACCGAGCGTGGCGTGATGGTCGTCAACGCGCCGACCTCCAACATCCACACCGCCGCCGAGCACGCCGTCACCCTGCTGCTCGCCGCCGCCCGCCAGATCCCGGCCGCCGACGCCACCCTGCGCGAGAAGACCTGGAAGCGCAGCAAGTTCAACGGTGTCGAGATCCTCGGCAAGACCGTCGGCGTCATCGGCCTCGGCCGCATCGGCCAGCTGTTCGCGCAGCGCCTGGCGGCCTTCGAGACCAAGATCGTCGCGTACGACCCCTACACCTCGCCCGCGCGCGCCGCCCAGCTGGGCATCGAGCTGCTGAGCCTGGAAGAGGTGCTCGAGCGCGCCGACTTCATCTCGATCCACCTGCCCAAGACGCCCGAGACCAAGGGCATGCTCAACGCCGAGACCCTGGCCAAGACCAAGCCGGGCGTCATCATCGTCAACGCCGCGCGCGGTGGCCTGATCGACGAGCAGGCGCTGGCCGACGCGATCAAGTCCGGCCACGTGCGTGCCGCCGGTCTGGACGTGTTCGAGACCGAGCCGTGCACCGACAGCCCGCTGTTCGAGCTGCCCGAGGTCGTCGTGACCCCGCACCTGGGCGCCTCCACCGCCGAGGCCCAGGACCGCGCGGGCACCGATGTCGCCAAGTCGGTGCTGCTGGCGCTGGCCGGTGAGTTCGTGCCGGGTGCGGTGAACGTCACCGGTGGCGCCGTCAACGACGTCGTCGCGCCGTGGCTGGACGTGGTCCGCAAGCAGGGCGCGCTGCTGGGTGCCATCGCCAACGAGCTGCCCGTCAGCGTCGAGGTGCAGGTCCGCGGCGAGCTGGCCTCGCAGGACGTGGCCGTGCTGGAGCTGTCCGCGCTGCGCGGTGTGTTCTCGGCGCTGGTCGAGGACCAGGTCACCTTCGTCAACGCCCCGGCGCTGGCCAAGGAGCGCGGCATCACCGCCGAGGTCACCACCGCCACCGAGAGCCCGAACCACCGCAGCGTCGTCGACCTGCGCGCCGTGTTCGGCGACGGCTCGACCCTGAACGTGGCCGGCACCCTGACCGAGCCGAACCTGGTCGAGAAGATCGTCAACATCAACGGTCGCAATTACGACATGCGCGCCGAGGGCCTGAACCTGGCCGTGCTGAACTACGGCGACAAGCCGGGCGCGCTGGGCAAGATCGGCACCAAGCTGGGCGAGGCCGAGATCGACATCCTGGCCGCGCAGCTGAGCCAGGACGTGGACGCCGAAGGCGCCACCGTGGTGCTGCGCGTCAACCGCGAGGTGCCCGCCGAGGTGCAGACCGCGATCGCCGAGGCCGTCGGCGCGTCGAAGGTCGTCCTGGTCGACCTGGCCTGA
- a CDS encoding NUDIX hydrolase, translated as MNRYRALIGVHLVLLDGDGRVLLGRRRDTGFGDGLFHVPAGHVEVGESAVTGLIREAREEVGVEIDAPDVEFAHVLHSAERVQMFFTVRRWRGVVANREPEKCSELRWFDPGALPAEMVEYCRAGLGQVLAGRVFSEFGWD; from the coding sequence GTGAACAGATATCGGGCGCTGATCGGGGTTCATCTGGTGCTGCTCGACGGGGACGGGCGGGTGTTGCTCGGGCGCAGACGCGATACGGGGTTCGGGGACGGGCTGTTCCATGTGCCGGCGGGGCATGTGGAGGTGGGGGAGTCGGCGGTGACCGGGCTCATCCGGGAGGCGCGGGAGGAGGTGGGGGTCGAGATCGACGCGCCCGATGTGGAATTCGCGCATGTGCTGCACAGCGCGGAGCGGGTGCAGATGTTCTTCACGGTGCGGCGGTGGCGGGGCGTGGTCGCCAACCGGGAGCCCGAGAAGTGTTCGGAGCTGCGGTGGTTCGATCCGGGGGCGTTGCCCGCCGAGATGGTGGAGTACTGCCGGGCAGGGCTGGGACAGGTGCTGGCGGGGCGGGTGTTCTCGGAGTTCGGCTGGGATTAG
- a CDS encoding MFS transporter, translating to MSDGRRWLMLALGVFAQTSSSIFIHGTPFLLPALTARGDSLAAAGALVALPTVGLVCTLIAWGYVVDRIGERVVLVAGTALMFVAGVAAALVDDPVAFGVLLFLGGVGAASSNGASGRVIVGWFPPDRRGLAMGIRQTAQPLGVGLAALSIPWVAAHHGIPAALLVPAVMAGVAAVGCLVGIVDPPRPPAKSADRANPYRGDSTLWRIHGVSILLVFPQATLWTFALLWLHRDLGWSLAAAGALMTATQFLGAVGRIGAGAWSDRVGSRLGPLRQVAIAAVVAMAALTVTAWTGWWWMAVPLMVAASVISVSDNGLAFTAVAEIAGPFWSGRGLGIQNTGQNLAIAAVPPVFGLLITATGFPAAFAVAAIAAAAAVPLVPRAAGK from the coding sequence ATGAGCGACGGCAGGCGCTGGCTGATGCTCGCCCTCGGCGTGTTCGCGCAGACCTCGAGTTCGATCTTCATCCACGGCACCCCGTTCCTGCTGCCCGCGCTCACCGCGCGCGGCGACTCACTGGCCGCCGCCGGCGCCCTGGTGGCGCTGCCGACCGTCGGCCTGGTGTGCACCCTGATCGCCTGGGGCTATGTGGTGGACCGGATCGGCGAGCGGGTGGTGCTGGTCGCGGGCACCGCGCTGATGTTCGTCGCCGGTGTCGCCGCGGCGCTGGTGGACGATCCGGTCGCCTTCGGCGTGCTGCTGTTCCTGGGTGGCGTCGGCGCGGCCAGTTCCAACGGGGCCAGCGGCCGGGTGATCGTGGGCTGGTTCCCGCCCGACCGGCGCGGCCTGGCCATGGGTATCCGGCAGACCGCCCAGCCCCTGGGCGTCGGCCTGGCGGCGCTGAGCATCCCCTGGGTCGCCGCGCACCACGGCATCCCCGCCGCGCTGCTGGTGCCCGCGGTGATGGCGGGGGTGGCCGCGGTGGGTTGTCTGGTCGGCATCGTCGACCCGCCACGGCCACCGGCGAAGTCCGCCGACCGGGCCAACCCCTATCGCGGCGATTCGACCCTGTGGCGCATCCACGGTGTGTCGATTCTGCTGGTCTTCCCGCAGGCCACCCTGTGGACCTTCGCGCTGCTGTGGCTGCACCGCGATCTGGGCTGGTCGCTGGCCGCCGCCGGCGCGCTGATGACGGCCACCCAGTTCCTGGGCGCGGTGGGACGGATCGGCGCGGGCGCCTGGTCGGACCGGGTCGGCAGCAGGCTGGGCCCGCTGCGGCAGGTGGCGATCGCCGCCGTGGTCGCGATGGCGGCGCTGACCGTCACCGCGTGGACCGGCTGGTGGTGGATGGCCGTCCCGCTGATGGTGGCCGCCTCGGTGATCTCGGTGTCGGACAACGGCTTGGCCTTCACCGCGGTGGCCGAGATCGCGGGCCCGTTCTGGAGCGGCCGCGGCCTGGGCATCCAGAACACCGGCCAGAACCTCGCCATCGCCGCCGTCCCACCGGTTTTCGGCCTCCTGATCACCGCCACCGGCTTCCCGGCCGCCTTCGCCGTCGCCGCGATCGCCGCCGCCGCCGCGGTTCCGCTGGTCCCACGGGCAGCCGGAAAGTAG
- a CDS encoding nucleotidyltransferase domain-containing protein, with protein MSLRTVPASMDPAVVAAVDAELDRVAAEHGVTVRLAIESGSRAWGFPSPDSDYDCRFVYVAGLGTYLSPWRTRDVIETPLVGLLDVNGWDLAKALRLLVQGNAVLIEWLMSPIVYRGDAAFRARLRDVAAEVADRDRVARHYLHLGARQYALFERNGGLKKVFYALRPAMALRWLREHPGAAVAPMHLPTLLAECELPADFVAAVTDLTDLKSRTREMGTGAVPAPIAAFISAEFDTATAVFASREPRDLTAARAITDEFFRAEALAAG; from the coding sequence ATGTCCTTGCGTACCGTCCCCGCCTCGATGGATCCGGCCGTGGTGGCCGCCGTCGACGCCGAGCTCGACCGGGTGGCGGCCGAGCACGGTGTCACCGTCCGCCTCGCCATCGAAAGCGGCAGCCGTGCTTGGGGTTTCCCCTCACCGGACTCCGACTACGACTGCCGCTTCGTCTACGTGGCGGGCCTGGGGACCTATCTGTCGCCGTGGCGCACGCGGGATGTGATCGAGACCCCGCTGGTGGGGCTACTCGATGTGAACGGCTGGGATCTGGCCAAGGCGTTGCGCCTGCTCGTGCAGGGCAACGCGGTGCTGATCGAGTGGCTGATGTCACCCATCGTCTATCGCGGCGACGCGGCGTTCCGCGCCCGGCTGCGCGACGTGGCGGCCGAGGTGGCCGACCGCGACCGGGTGGCGCGGCACTACCTGCACCTGGGTGCACGCCAGTACGCGCTGTTCGAGCGCAACGGCGGCCTGAAGAAGGTGTTCTACGCGCTGCGGCCCGCCATGGCGCTGCGCTGGTTGCGCGAGCATCCCGGCGCCGCGGTGGCGCCGATGCATCTGCCGACGCTGCTGGCCGAATGCGAGCTGCCCGCCGACTTCGTCGCCGCGGTCACCGACCTGACGGATCTGAAGTCGCGGACCAGGGAAATGGGCACCGGCGCGGTCCCGGCCCCGATCGCGGCCTTCATCAGCGCCGAATTCGACACGGCGACAGCGGTGTTCGCGTCCCGCGAGCCCCGCGACCTGACCGCGGCCCGGGCGATCACCGACGAGTTCTTCCGCGCGGAGGCTCTCGCCGCGGGCTGA